In one window of Frigoriglobus tundricola DNA:
- a CDS encoding DUF2278 family protein — MSHKHHGPHPHPGGPEPHPGGTETKTYGFVKCRVAGNVRMQKKALPKEVQYHLHADLTVAGSDRPWDTAINVGTNDSDDLLNYRLATDFHHAALITQLKAAAAGFHKLTGTAQLPALDFLRSDVLAETGPWRVSDPMDGTATVMPAASLKALLERAAAEHADVYIFGRTYTTGGSGIHDVHMNQGSRAPFLHSAKDGNDVWQDGAVLFDFGEPQWIGYFTAFTQQTAPTDAVGDPVAGGHGINDTDPGSLAGH; from the coding sequence ATGAGTCACAAGCACCACGGCCCCCACCCCCACCCGGGCGGACCGGAGCCGCACCCGGGCGGAACGGAAACCAAGACCTACGGGTTCGTCAAATGCCGTGTCGCGGGCAACGTCCGCATGCAAAAGAAGGCGCTCCCCAAGGAAGTGCAGTACCACCTGCACGCGGACCTGACGGTGGCCGGCTCCGATCGGCCCTGGGACACGGCCATCAACGTCGGGACCAACGACTCGGACGACTTGCTGAACTACCGGCTCGCAACCGACTTCCACCACGCCGCGCTGATCACCCAACTGAAGGCCGCGGCCGCGGGCTTCCACAAGCTTACGGGCACCGCCCAACTCCCCGCGCTGGACTTTCTGCGCAGCGACGTCCTGGCCGAGACCGGCCCGTGGCGGGTGAGCGACCCGATGGACGGCACCGCGACCGTCATGCCGGCCGCGTCCCTCAAGGCCCTACTCGAACGGGCCGCCGCGGAACACGCCGACGTCTACATCTTCGGCCGGACGTACACGACGGGCGGGTCGGGGATTCACGACGTCCACATGAACCAGGGGTCGCGCGCGCCCTTCCTGCACAGCGCCAAGGACGGTAACGACGTGTGGCAGGACGGGGCCGTCCTCTTCGATTTCGGCGAGCCGCAGTGGATCGGCTACTTCACGGCCTTCACCCAGCAGACGGCGCCGACCGACGCCGTGGGCGACCCCGTTGCGGGCGGCCACGGCATCAACGACACGGACCCCGGCAGCCTCGCCGGACACTGA
- the rsmA gene encoding 16S rRNA (adenine(1518)-N(6)/adenine(1519)-N(6))-dimethyltransferase RsmA has protein sequence MSDTPPSPPVPSPRQTLSYLTRLFEAYGLEAKSKLGQNFLIDLNLLELIVRTAELDKTDAVLEVGTGTGSLTAKLADAAGAVVTVEIDRTLQPVAKEVVGERPNVRFVFGDALAKKNELNPDMLTAWDEAAAAAGCARRKLVANLPYVIATPLISNLLIAGTALERMVVMVQWEIAERMRAQPSTKDYNALSVLVQSVADVEVVRKVGPSNFHPRPKVDSAIVLIKPNAEKRAKVGDVTKFRTFLRDLYVHRRKNLRQALVGWPSGRREKADVDAKLAELGIDGTVRSEALDLEQHLRLSAAFG, from the coding sequence ATGTCCGACACCCCGCCGTCGCCGCCCGTTCCCTCGCCGCGCCAGACGCTCTCGTACCTCACCCGGCTGTTCGAGGCCTACGGGCTGGAGGCCAAGAGCAAACTCGGCCAGAACTTCCTCATCGACCTGAACCTGCTCGAGCTGATCGTCCGCACCGCCGAACTCGACAAGACCGACGCGGTCCTGGAGGTCGGCACCGGGACCGGGTCGCTCACCGCGAAACTCGCGGACGCGGCCGGGGCGGTCGTCACGGTCGAGATCGACCGGACGCTCCAGCCGGTGGCGAAGGAGGTCGTCGGCGAGCGGCCGAACGTGCGGTTCGTGTTCGGCGACGCGCTGGCCAAAAAGAACGAACTGAACCCGGACATGCTGACCGCGTGGGACGAGGCCGCGGCGGCCGCGGGCTGCGCGCGCCGCAAGCTCGTCGCCAACCTGCCGTACGTCATCGCCACGCCCCTGATCAGCAACCTGCTCATCGCGGGCACCGCTCTCGAACGCATGGTCGTGATGGTGCAGTGGGAGATCGCCGAGCGGATGCGGGCGCAGCCCAGCACGAAGGACTACAACGCGCTCTCGGTGCTCGTACAAAGTGTCGCGGACGTGGAGGTGGTGCGAAAGGTCGGCCCGTCGAACTTCCACCCGCGCCCCAAGGTGGACTCGGCGATCGTACTCATCAAGCCGAACGCCGAGAAGCGGGCAAAGGTCGGCGACGTAACGAAGTTCCGCACGTTCCTCCGCGACCTGTACGTGCACCGGCGGAAGAACCTGCGGCAGGCGCTGGTCGGCTGGCCGAGCGGCCGGCGCGAGAAGGCGGACGTGGACGCGAAACTCGCGGAACTGGGGATCGACGGCACCGTGCGCTCGGAGGCGCTCGATCTGGAGCAACACCTGCGGCTGAGCGCGGCGTTCGGCTAA
- a CDS encoding riboflavin synthase — translation MFTGLVQAVGTVRDASDARGGRRLRVAEPGLAPKLELGESIAVAGACLTVVARTGDTFDFEVGPETLEKTTLGQLAAGARVNLERALRVGDLLGGHFVTGHVDCVGEVLEEVVTGEWLTVWFGIPEAFEPLLVSKGSVAVDGVSLTIVDVRRDRFSVMLIPHTRTHTTLGLKAPGAAVNLEFDMIAKHVHKLFKRTSIII, via the coding sequence ATGTTCACGGGGCTAGTGCAGGCGGTCGGGACGGTGCGCGACGCGAGTGACGCGCGGGGCGGCCGGCGGCTGCGCGTCGCCGAGCCCGGTCTCGCCCCGAAACTCGAACTCGGTGAGAGCATCGCCGTGGCCGGCGCGTGCCTCACGGTGGTCGCCCGCACGGGCGACACGTTCGACTTCGAGGTCGGGCCGGAGACGCTCGAAAAAACGACTCTGGGGCAGCTCGCGGCGGGCGCCCGCGTGAACCTCGAACGGGCGCTCCGCGTGGGCGACCTGCTCGGCGGCCACTTCGTCACCGGCCACGTGGATTGCGTCGGCGAGGTTCTAGAGGAAGTCGTTACCGGAGAGTGGCTTACGGTCTGGTTCGGCATCCCCGAGGCGTTCGAGCCGTTGCTCGTCTCGAAGGGATCGGTTGCCGTGGACGGCGTGAGCCTGACAATCGTGGACGTGCGGCGGGACCGGTTCAGCGTGATGCTGATCCCCCACACGCGGACCCACACCACACTCGGGCTCAAGGCGCCCGGTGCGGCCGTGAACCTGGAATTCGACATGATCGCCAAACACGTCCATAAATTATTCAAACGTACCAGCATCATCATTTAG
- a CDS encoding Rieske 2Fe-2S domain-containing protein — MLDHWQPVLLSRRLRDKPVGVTVAGEQVALFRTSDGAAAAVADACPHRHLKLSVGTVVGDRLQCKYHGWTFDACGNGESPAAPKMTACTTSYDVREAHGLVWLKSRTSTPAFPAINEDGFFPICTLEHAVPAPLELAVDNFNEIEHSATVHDTFGYDLDRLHEVQVRFESTEDSVRVINAGPTKRINRVFAWFLGIRKGDTFHDDWTTRFSPVHSVFDHWWTSPDGTRESMLRWRLYVFFVPQDDKTTRVFSVTFAKSRYPGPAGGLRLARWLLRREIDREIRSDVSMLYHMADYGTGIDGLKLSRFDKVLGLTRERIARIYRGPSAGRVALV, encoded by the coding sequence ATGCTCGACCACTGGCAGCCGGTGTTGCTGAGCCGCCGGCTCCGTGACAAGCCGGTGGGGGTGACCGTCGCGGGCGAACAGGTCGCGCTGTTCCGGACCTCGGACGGGGCGGCGGCCGCGGTCGCCGATGCGTGCCCGCACCGGCACCTGAAACTGAGCGTCGGTACGGTGGTCGGCGACCGGTTGCAGTGCAAGTACCACGGGTGGACGTTCGACGCGTGCGGCAACGGCGAGAGCCCGGCCGCGCCCAAAATGACCGCCTGCACAACCAGTTACGACGTCCGCGAGGCCCACGGCCTGGTGTGGCTGAAGTCGCGCACCAGCACCCCGGCGTTCCCCGCCATCAACGAGGACGGGTTTTTCCCCATCTGCACCCTGGAGCACGCGGTGCCCGCGCCGCTCGAACTCGCGGTGGACAACTTCAACGAGATCGAACACAGCGCGACCGTTCACGACACGTTCGGCTACGACCTCGACCGCCTGCACGAGGTCCAGGTGCGGTTCGAATCGACCGAGGACTCCGTCCGCGTGATCAACGCGGGGCCCACCAAGCGGATCAACCGCGTGTTCGCGTGGTTCCTCGGCATCCGCAAGGGCGACACGTTCCACGACGACTGGACGACGCGCTTCTCGCCGGTGCATTCCGTGTTCGACCACTGGTGGACGAGCCCGGACGGCACCCGCGAGTCGATGCTGCGGTGGCGGCTGTACGTCTTCTTCGTGCCGCAGGACGACAAGACGACGCGGGTGTTCTCGGTCACGTTCGCGAAGTCGCGGTACCCCGGTCCGGCCGGCGGGCTGCGCCTGGCCCGCTGGCTCTTGCGCCGCGAGATCGACCGCGAGATCCGGTCGGACGTGTCGATGCTGTACCACATGGCCGACTACGGCACCGGTATCGACGGCCTGAAACTGAGCCGGTTCGACAAGGTGCTCGGGCTCACCCGCGAGCGCATCGCGCGCATCTACCGCGGCCCGTCCGCCGGCCGCGTGGCGCTGGTGTGA
- the ahcY gene encoding adenosylhomocysteinase — protein MTTVAQKPATFTDYHVADISLAGWGRREIAIAETEMPGLMAIREEYAARQPLKGARITGSLHMTIQTAVLIETLKALGAEVRWASCNIFSTQDHAAAAIAAAGIPVFAYKGESLTEYWEYTHRIFEWADGGHSNMILDDGGDATLLLHLGARAEADASVLDKPTSEEERVLYASIKKRLAAQPGWYAERLAAVKGVTEETTTGVHRLYQMHKRGELKFPAINVNDSVTKSKFDNLYGCRESLVDGIKRATDVMVAGKIAVVAGYGDVGKGSAQALRALSAQVWVTEIDPICALQAAMEGYRVVTMDYACDKADIFVTATGNYKVITHAHMAKMKNQAIVCNIGHFDNEIDVASLEDYRWEEIKPQVDHVIFPDGKRIILLAKGRLVNLGCGTGHPSYVMSSSFANQVLAQIELWRHLEKYPVGVYVLPKKLDEHVARLQLKKLSVELTELTPEQAAYIHVSKDGPFKSDHYRY, from the coding sequence GTGACCACCGTTGCGCAAAAGCCCGCCACTTTCACCGACTACCACGTCGCCGACATCTCGCTCGCCGGGTGGGGCCGCCGCGAGATCGCCATCGCCGAAACCGAGATGCCCGGCCTCATGGCCATCCGCGAGGAGTACGCCGCGCGCCAGCCCCTGAAGGGCGCGCGCATCACCGGCTCGCTCCACATGACCATCCAGACGGCCGTCCTGATCGAGACGCTCAAGGCGCTCGGGGCCGAGGTCCGCTGGGCCTCGTGCAACATCTTCTCGACCCAGGACCACGCCGCCGCCGCCATCGCCGCCGCCGGCATCCCCGTTTTCGCTTACAAGGGCGAGTCCCTCACCGAGTACTGGGAGTACACGCACCGGATCTTCGAGTGGGCCGACGGCGGGCACTCGAACATGATCCTCGACGACGGCGGGGACGCGACCCTGCTGCTCCACCTCGGCGCCCGCGCCGAGGCCGACGCCTCCGTCCTCGACAAGCCCACCAGTGAAGAGGAGCGCGTCCTGTACGCCTCCATCAAGAAGCGGCTCGCCGCGCAGCCCGGCTGGTACGCCGAGCGGCTCGCCGCCGTCAAGGGCGTGACCGAGGAGACCACCACCGGCGTCCACCGCCTCTACCAGATGCACAAGCGCGGCGAGCTGAAGTTCCCCGCCATCAACGTCAACGACTCCGTTACCAAGTCCAAGTTCGACAACCTGTACGGGTGCCGCGAGTCGCTGGTGGACGGCATCAAGCGCGCCACCGACGTGATGGTCGCGGGCAAGATCGCCGTCGTCGCCGGCTACGGCGACGTGGGCAAGGGCTCGGCCCAGGCCCTGCGCGCCCTCTCCGCCCAGGTGTGGGTCACCGAGATCGATCCCATCTGCGCGCTCCAGGCCGCGATGGAGGGCTACCGCGTGGTCACGATGGACTACGCCTGCGACAAGGCCGACATCTTCGTGACGGCCACCGGCAACTACAAGGTCATCACCCACGCCCACATGGCCAAGATGAAGAACCAGGCCATCGTCTGCAACATCGGGCACTTCGATAACGAGATCGACGTGGCCTCCCTGGAAGATTACCGCTGGGAGGAGATCAAGCCGCAGGTCGATCACGTCATCTTCCCCGACGGCAAGCGGATCATCCTGCTCGCCAAGGGCCGCCTGGTGAACCTGGGGTGCGGGACCGGCCACCCCTCGTACGTGATGAGTTCGTCCTTCGCCAACCAGGTGCTGGCCCAAATCGAGCTGTGGCGGCACCTGGAGAAGTACCCCGTCGGCGTGTACGTGCTGCCCAAGAAGTTGGACGAGCACGTCGCCCGCTTGCAGCTCAAGAAGCTGAGCGTCGAGCTGACCGAACTGACGCCCGAGCAGGCCGCCTACATCCACGTCTCGAAGGACGGCCCGTTCAAGTCGGACCACTACCGCTATTGA
- a CDS encoding deoxyribodipyrimidine photo-lyase, producing MTNDRIRTLTDRPVNAKGKYVLYWVQMFRRLHANHALDHALRLAAEHKKPLVVYEGLKLNYPWAGARHHTFILQGMRDCAAAAKKLGVSYWPFVETPTDSGHGLVKRLAADAVCVVTDDYPAYIVPAHNRALAALDVPVVAVDANSVVPLARLGAPVAAAAHLRPRIHKQFAEAWGHRAAHEPDVPKVAKGRLDPPFELWDAKQSVAEFVATLPFPHDVPPVPGAEGGAVAGRAALDAFVSHKLRRYADGRNEPNDPAANAASGLSPYLHYGHLAIEEVVGAVLGDKWTAKEINPKTRNKDDFFCRDANVNSFLDEAITWRDVGYHWHYARNAGLEARGGEAQNVSWATSRAGVPQFNFESLDFSPGGAGTLDVVLPDWARATLRKHATDPREHLYELEEFEAAATHDELWNAAQRELVATGRIHNYLRMLWGKKVLEWSETPAAAYRILEHLNNKYAIDGRDPNSYTGILWCFGLFDRPWPPERPVFGNVRYMSSENTARKFDLEGYYDYVARLAPHAPRS from the coding sequence ATGACCAACGACCGGATTCGGACGCTGACTGATCGCCCCGTGAACGCGAAAGGCAAGTACGTCCTGTACTGGGTGCAGATGTTCCGCCGGTTGCACGCCAACCACGCGCTCGACCACGCGCTGCGTCTGGCGGCCGAGCACAAGAAGCCGCTCGTCGTGTACGAGGGCCTCAAACTCAATTACCCGTGGGCGGGCGCGCGGCACCACACGTTCATCCTACAGGGGATGCGGGACTGCGCCGCCGCCGCCAAGAAGCTCGGCGTCTCGTACTGGCCGTTCGTGGAGACACCGACAGACAGTGGGCACGGGTTGGTGAAGCGCCTCGCGGCCGATGCCGTGTGCGTCGTCACCGACGATTACCCGGCCTACATCGTGCCCGCACACAACCGCGCGCTCGCGGCGTTGGATGTGCCAGTCGTCGCGGTGGACGCCAACTCCGTTGTTCCGCTGGCGCGACTCGGGGCGCCGGTAGCCGCCGCGGCGCACTTGCGCCCGCGGATTCACAAACAGTTCGCCGAAGCGTGGGGCCATCGGGCGGCACACGAACCCGATGTGCCGAAGGTCGCGAAGGGCCGACTCGACCCGCCGTTCGAGCTATGGGACGCCAAGCAAAGCGTCGCGGAGTTCGTCGCCACGCTCCCCTTCCCCCACGACGTCCCCCCGGTGCCGGGAGCCGAGGGCGGAGCCGTCGCCGGCCGGGCCGCGCTCGACGCGTTCGTTTCCCACAAGCTGCGCCGCTACGCCGACGGCCGCAACGAACCGAACGACCCCGCGGCGAACGCCGCGAGCGGGCTCAGCCCGTACCTGCACTACGGGCACCTCGCCATCGAAGAGGTCGTCGGCGCCGTTCTCGGGGACAAGTGGACCGCGAAGGAGATCAACCCCAAGACCCGCAACAAGGACGACTTCTTCTGCCGCGACGCGAACGTGAACAGCTTTCTCGACGAGGCGATCACCTGGCGCGACGTGGGCTATCACTGGCATTACGCGCGGAACGCGGGACTCGAAGCACGGGGCGGGGAAGCGCAGAACGTGAGCTGGGCCACGAGCCGCGCCGGCGTTCCGCAGTTCAACTTTGAAAGCCTGGACTTCTCGCCCGGCGGCGCGGGCACGCTCGACGTGGTCCTCCCGGACTGGGCGCGGGCCACGCTCCGGAAGCACGCGACCGATCCGCGCGAACACCTCTACGAGCTGGAGGAGTTCGAGGCCGCCGCGACGCACGACGAGCTGTGGAACGCCGCGCAGCGGGAGCTGGTCGCCACCGGCCGTATCCACAACTACCTGCGGATGCTGTGGGGCAAAAAGGTGCTAGAGTGGAGTGAAACGCCCGCGGCGGCGTACCGCATACTGGAACACCTAAACAACAAATACGCGATCGACGGCCGCGACCCGAACTCGTACACGGGCATCCTGTGGTGCTTCGGGCTGTTCGACCGCCCCTGGCCGCCGGAGCGCCCGGTGTTCGGTAACGTCCGGTATATGTCGTCCGAGAACACCGCGCGAAAGTTCGATCTGGAAGGGTATTACGATTACGTCGCCCGGCTCGCGCCGCACGCGCCCCGGAGCTAA
- a CDS encoding ABC transporter ATP-binding protein yields the protein MPDLVLEVSDVRKRYGDTAALDGVSLSVEAGEVFGLLGPNGAGKTTLLSIAAGLARFDTGSVKLFGRPFTRDDRDLRRLVGIGTQDLSIYPDLTARENLRFFGKLYGYYGQDLNGRVDDVLAAVGLTDRANDRAGTFSGGMKRRLNLAAAVVHGPKLLFLDEPTAGVDPQSRNHIFEQVKALNATGMTIIYTSHYMEEVQALCPRIAILDGGKFRACDTLPNLLKRLDATIRVTLTGAPTDFADRLAAIPGVKRLGGGPPGPPP from the coding sequence ATGCCAGACCTCGTGCTCGAAGTATCGGACGTGCGCAAGCGGTACGGCGACACCGCCGCGCTCGACGGCGTGTCGCTGTCGGTGGAAGCGGGCGAGGTGTTCGGCCTGCTCGGCCCCAACGGCGCCGGGAAGACCACGCTGCTCTCCATTGCCGCCGGGCTGGCCCGGTTCGATACCGGCAGCGTAAAACTCTTCGGCCGCCCTTTCACCCGCGACGACCGCGACCTGCGCCGGCTCGTTGGCATCGGCACGCAAGACCTCTCGATCTACCCGGACCTGACGGCCCGGGAGAACCTCCGGTTCTTCGGCAAGCTGTACGGGTACTACGGACAGGACCTGAACGGCCGCGTCGATGACGTGTTAGCGGCGGTGGGGCTGACGGACCGGGCGAACGACCGCGCCGGTACGTTCTCCGGCGGCATGAAGCGGCGGCTCAACCTCGCGGCCGCCGTCGTTCACGGTCCGAAATTGCTCTTCCTTGACGAACCGACCGCCGGCGTGGACCCGCAGAGCCGTAACCACATCTTCGAGCAGGTGAAGGCGCTCAACGCTACGGGCATGACGATCATCTACACCAGTCACTACATGGAGGAGGTCCAGGCACTCTGTCCGCGCATCGCGATTCTCGATGGCGGCAAGTTCCGGGCCTGCGACACGCTCCCGAACCTGCTGAAACGGCTCGACGCGACCATCCGCGTGACGCTCACGGGTGCCCCGACCGACTTCGCGGATCGGCTCGCCGCGATTCCCGGCGTGAAGCGGCTGGGGGGAGGCCCCCCCGGCCCCCCTCCTTGA
- a CDS encoding NIPSNAP family protein, with amino-acid sequence MRRLLPLLALAPLVALTADAPAPAEDSKPVTVYEMREYYAKPGKLDAIHARFKDHTKSLMKTHGITPVAFFVPVENKDNKLVMFFSFPSMKAREVAWDKYLADPAAKKAFMESEKDGPLEGRVEVRFLTATDYSPEFKIEKSKDDRVFELRTYTATKGNLGGLNDRFKNHTIKLFEKHGMTNVVYWNVLKGEPDADRLLIYLLAHKSKDAAAKSFDEFRKDPEWAAARKASEEKAGGSLTEAKGGVISEFLKATDYSPLK; translated from the coding sequence ATGCGTCGCCTACTGCCGCTGCTGGCCCTCGCGCCCCTCGTTGCCCTGACGGCGGACGCGCCGGCCCCCGCCGAGGACTCGAAACCCGTGACCGTGTACGAAATGCGCGAATACTACGCGAAACCGGGCAAACTGGACGCGATCCACGCCCGGTTCAAGGACCACACGAAGTCGCTCATGAAGACGCACGGGATCACCCCGGTCGCGTTCTTCGTGCCCGTTGAGAACAAGGACAACAAGCTGGTCATGTTCTTCTCGTTCCCCAGCATGAAGGCCCGCGAGGTGGCGTGGGACAAGTACCTGGCCGACCCGGCCGCGAAAAAGGCGTTCATGGAGTCGGAAAAGGACGGCCCGCTCGAGGGCAGGGTCGAGGTCCGGTTCCTGACCGCGACCGACTACTCGCCGGAGTTCAAGATCGAGAAGAGTAAGGACGACCGCGTGTTCGAGCTGCGGACCTACACCGCGACGAAGGGCAACCTCGGCGGCCTCAACGACCGGTTCAAGAACCACACGATCAAGCTGTTCGAGAAGCACGGCATGACGAACGTGGTGTACTGGAACGTGCTCAAGGGCGAACCCGACGCCGACCGGCTCCTGATTTACTTGCTCGCGCACAAGAGCAAAGACGCCGCCGCAAAGTCGTTCGACGAGTTCCGCAAAGATCCCGAGTGGGCGGCCGCGCGGAAGGCCAGTGAGGAAAAGGCCGGCGGCAGCCTGACGGAAGCGAAGGGCGGCGTGATTTCCGAGTTCCTCAAGGCCACCGACTACTCCCCGCTGAAGTGA
- a CDS encoding FHA domain-containing protein: protein MRARLVSADGGPAIDLTKDMTLFGRDEDCDVRLEHKSVSKLHCVIVKTDGLLLLRDLGSTNGTRVNGQRVRRAALLPNDALAVANLKFVVKFGAELEKEDAEAGAKAKNDALAAQLRRNALPDVYPEPKTPKG from the coding sequence ATGCGCGCCCGATTGGTGTCCGCCGACGGCGGGCCTGCGATCGACCTGACGAAGGACATGACGCTCTTCGGGCGGGACGAAGATTGCGACGTGCGCCTCGAGCACAAGAGCGTGTCCAAGCTGCACTGCGTCATCGTGAAGACCGACGGGCTCCTGCTCCTGCGCGACCTCGGCAGCACCAACGGCACCCGCGTGAACGGCCAGCGCGTCCGCCGGGCCGCGCTGCTCCCCAACGACGCACTGGCCGTCGCGAACCTGAAGTTCGTTGTGAAGTTCGGTGCGGAGCTGGAGAAAGAAGACGCCGAAGCCGGCGCAAAAGCGAAGAACGACGCGCTCGCCGCTCAACTCCGCCGCAACGCCCTGCCCGACGTGTACCCCGAGCCGAAGACCCCCAAGGGGTAG
- a CDS encoding c-type cytochrome, whose product MKRFALLVLLACAAPVGAAGTDPTPAEKGYKALTQTAFIPAFWTTKALPNAWKQWGVTEKPADYAAAVRDRYGLHEAPYPNDGLPMGLRKAPRLVSTGVGIDCMLCHGGSVLGKSYVGLGNSTLDIQALFEELARADGLSAPLPFTFANVRGTTEAGGFGVYLLGFRNPDLSLRGPRKELGLHDDLCEDVPAWWLMKKKKTIYYTGATDSRSVRTLMQFMMHPLTTPKDFDKHEPAFRDVSQYLASMEPPKYPFAVDRDKAAKGEALFTATCAKCHGTYGTGAGGSPPKWTYPNKVIPLDEIGTDPNRHRGIEAAYGKEYSESWFGQEPAGPKPLRATAGYQAPPLDGIWATAPYFHNGSVPTLDGVLNSKARPKRFTRSFKTDEADYDKVKVGWKVTELRDPLTGKRPAIEERRVYDTSKPGRANTGHTYGDDLTGDERAQVIEYLKTL is encoded by the coding sequence ATGAAACGGTTCGCGCTGCTCGTGCTGCTCGCGTGTGCCGCCCCGGTCGGGGCGGCGGGGACGGACCCGACGCCCGCCGAGAAGGGCTACAAGGCCCTCACGCAGACCGCGTTCATTCCGGCGTTCTGGACGACCAAGGCGCTCCCGAACGCGTGGAAGCAGTGGGGCGTGACCGAGAAGCCCGCCGATTACGCGGCGGCCGTGCGCGACCGGTACGGGCTGCACGAGGCGCCGTACCCGAACGACGGGCTGCCGATGGGCTTGCGGAAGGCGCCGCGGCTCGTCTCCACCGGCGTCGGTATCGACTGCATGCTCTGCCACGGCGGCTCGGTTCTCGGCAAGAGCTACGTCGGCCTCGGCAACAGCACGCTCGATATCCAGGCACTTTTCGAGGAGCTCGCGCGGGCCGACGGCCTGTCCGCGCCGCTCCCGTTCACGTTCGCCAACGTCCGCGGCACGACCGAGGCCGGCGGCTTCGGCGTCTACCTGCTCGGCTTCCGCAACCCGGACCTGAGCCTCCGCGGCCCGCGCAAGGAACTCGGGCTGCACGACGACCTGTGCGAGGACGTGCCGGCGTGGTGGCTCATGAAGAAGAAGAAAACGATCTACTACACCGGGGCCACCGACTCGCGCTCCGTGCGGACGCTCATGCAGTTCATGATGCACCCGCTGACGACGCCCAAGGACTTCGACAAACACGAACCGGCGTTCCGCGACGTCTCCCAGTACCTCGCCAGCATGGAGCCGCCGAAGTACCCGTTCGCGGTCGACCGGGACAAGGCCGCGAAGGGGGAAGCCCTCTTCACCGCGACCTGCGCGAAGTGCCACGGCACCTACGGGACCGGGGCGGGCGGCTCGCCCCCCAAGTGGACGTACCCGAACAAGGTGATCCCGCTGGACGAGATCGGCACCGACCCGAACCGGCACCGCGGCATCGAGGCGGCTTACGGAAAGGAGTATTCGGAGTCGTGGTTCGGGCAGGAACCGGCCGGGCCGAAGCCGCTGCGGGCGACCGCCGGCTACCAGGCGCCGCCGCTCGACGGCATCTGGGCGACGGCCCCGTACTTCCACAACGGGAGCGTGCCGACGCTCGACGGCGTGCTGAACTCGAAGGCCCGCCCCAAGCGGTTCACGCGCAGCTTCAAGACCGACGAGGCCGACTACGACAAGGTCAAGGTCGGCTGGAAGGTGACCGAACTCCGCGACCCGCTCACCGGGAAACGGCCCGCGATCGAAGAGCGCAGGGTGTACGACACGTCGAAACCCGGCCGCGCGAACACCGGCCACACTTACGGCGACGACCTCACCGGAGACGAGCGGGCACAGGTGATCGAGTACCTGAAAACCCTGTGA